The Halomonas sp. 'Soap Lake #6' genomic sequence GTTTAGTCGACCTCGCAATACTGTCTAGCACTGTCCTCGCGTATGGATTGTGACTTTGCTCGCAGGAGTAGTGATGAAAAGTCCAACTGAGAGAAACTGGCTGTCACGCTGGATCGACTTTAGCAGTGGAGTGGGTGGCGTCATTGCCGCTGGTTGCCTGATGCTATTGGCGCTCATTATCACGTATGAAGTCACCGTACGGTATTTCTTCGGCAGCCCCACCGCCTGGGTGCAGGAATTTAGCGTATACCTTTGGATGGCTATCGCTTTCCTAGCCGCAGCCTATGCCTTGCGTAATGATAGCCATTTTGCCGTGACACTTTTTGTCGACCGGCTCAAGGCCAGTAATCGTAGGCGGCTGAGGATCTTTACCCATCTGATTGGCGTGGGGTATTCGGTCACGTTTGTCATCAAGGGAATCGAGATGGTCCATTTCTCTTATGAAATGGGTGATACCAGCACGGGCTTGATTCAGGTGCCCTTATGGATTCCAGGTTCCCTGCTTCCGATTGGAGCAGTATTGCTTGCCCTTCAATTCTTCAACAAGTTGTTGCTGGAGTTAATGAATAAGGGGGCACAGTGAAACCTATTACCTCCATCACCAAGCCGCAAGGTGCCTAACATGACAATTTATATCATAGGATTCGTGATCACCTTCCTGCTGGTCATGGCCAGCGGGCTGCCAGTGGGCTTCGGCCTTGGCTTTCTTGGCATCGCTCTGCTAACGACCTATATCGGTCTCGACTCAGCAACTAGCATCAGTGTAGAGAAAGCGTATTCGGCGATGGATTCCAGTATTCTCGTTGCCATTCCGTTATTTGTGCTAGCCGCGCAGCTAATTTCGGCAACGGGGATGGGGAAGCGCCTTTTTGATGCTGCCAAGTCTTTCTTATGGTGGTCTAAATCGGGACTTGGGATTGCCACCATATCGAGCAGTGGCGTTTTTTCTGCGATGACTGGTTCTAGCTTCGTTTCCGCTTCTACGATGGGTTTGATTGCGACGCCAGAACTGCGTCGAGCAGGTTATTCTGACTCCTTGATAGCCGCTTCCATCACGGCAGGGGGATCGTTAGGGAGTGTCATTCCACCCAGTATTGTCATGATCATCTATGGGTACTTGACCGATGAGTCGATCGGCAAGCTTTTCATGGCTGGTATCGTGCCTGGCATATTGCTGATATTGCTCTATTCTCTAGCCCTCTCCTTTTTCATCAATCGTCATTACCGGATGACGGCACCACCTCTGCAGGTGGGTGCTGCAGCAACCCGAACTGAGTCGGCTCGTGATGTCAATCACGAGGCAGCGCCTGCTCCTGAGAGGCTTAGCAAGCGCAAGGCACTTAAGGAGGCATTCTGGGGCTTAATGGCACCGATCATCATCTTGGGTGGTATCTATCTCGGGGTCTTTACTGCATCAGAAGCAGCCGCTATCGCCGTCGTATATTGTATGCTGGTGGGCTTCTTCATCTATCGAACTCTGACCCTGAAGAAGCTGGGCAATGTGTTGATGGAGGCCACGGCCGTGTCTGCCATGGTGGGGGTCATCGTGGTGGGTGGTGCTGTGCTGGGGCATGTGGTTTCGTATGGACGTATTCCTCAGCAGCTTCTGGAAACTATCATTGCCTTGGATCTTTCTCCTCTGCAATTGATGCTACTGATAAACCTGTGCCTTTTCCTGCTCGGCATGTTTCTAGAAGTGATGGCTTTGATGTATCTGGCGATTCCACTGTTGGTGCCGATCATTGCTTACATGGGGTGGGATAATATCTGGTTCGCGGTCATCATGTTGCTCAATGTCAATCTGGCGCTGATTACGCCGCCGATGGGCGGGGTGTTGTTCGTCGTATCGCATATCGGCTCGATACCCATCGTCAAGGTGATGAAGGGGGCCATGCTGCCAATAGCCATGATACTGCTCGTGCTGCTTCTGGTCGTACTTTTCCCCGGAATCGCTACCTGGATTCCTAACAATATGTAGCGCTCCAGGGAGCGCTTGGTATTAGATCGCCCCGCCTGTTCGACAGGCGGGGCGATCTCGTCTTGATTAGCCAAACGAAGCGGTGACTCAGAGTCACCGCTTCACGAGTGGATATTAGAGGCAGATTACGTCGGGGTCTGGTGATGTGGCATAAAGGCGCTCAACCTGGTCAGCTCGGCGCTCAAGTACCGCCAGCTGATTGATATATCGCTTGTCCGTGATCTCATTGTGATCCAAAGAAGGCGGTTCCGTCAGTAATAGTAGACGCTTGATACGCATTGAGGTGTGATTATGCACCTGATTATGTTGTTCAAGACGCTGTGACAGCAGCTGGTGCAATGCCGTCGAGCCCATCAGAGTACTCAGCGGCGTCTCGCTGTCATCCAGCAGGGCACGGATGCCGGCTTCGTTGGGCCAGGCCATCAAACCGATGCAGTCGCGATCCTGGCCGGTCATTACCAGGTCGGTTATCAAGGGAGCCAAGGCTGAAGCCGCTGCACTTCGTAGGCTGCCAGTATGTACCCAAGTGCCGCTCGAAAGTTTGAAGTCTTCGGCCACCCTTCCGGCAAATTTGAGGCCAAGGTGGGGGTGTGCGGCGTCGATCCAGCGTACGGCATCGCCAGTGCGGAAAAAGCCTTCTTCATCGAAGGTCTCTTGGGTCCGGGCATCGTCATGGAAGTAGCCTTGCATGACCTGGGGTCCCTTGACACGCATTTCGAACTTGTCGCCCAGCGGTATTAGCTTGACGGTAGTGCCCGGCACAGGTAAGCCGATGTTGCCCATCTGCTCACTAGGCCAGTGTGTAGCGGTAATGATGGCTGATGTTTCGGTGGAGCCCATGGCTGTGATCACTGGCATTCGCTTGCCAGTCGCTTCGATGGCTACCTTCTGGATACGGTCAAAGATGTGCTGGGGCATGTCAGAGCCACCGTAGCTGATCCAGTCGAGTTTGCTAAAGAAGTTCTCGCGCAGCGGCTTGTCACGCTCGAGTGCGTCGAGGAGTGCTCCGAAGGCGGCAGGCACAGTGCTAAATGTTGTCACCTGGATCTCGCGCAGGTTACGCAGGGTGCGCTCGAATAACCCCGGTAGTGGCTTGCCGTCATCGATATACAGGGCGCCGCCGTAGCGCAAGCTACGATTGAAATTCTGGTTGCCACCAAAGGTATGGTGCCAGGGTAGCCAGTCGAGCAGGATAGGGGGGCGATTGTCAGCATCGAGATGCACGAGCGTGCCCAGAGCCGACTGCGTAAAACAGAGGTTGTGATGCGTATTGATGACACCTTTGGGCTCACCAGTCGAACCTGAAGTGAACAGTATCTTGGCCACTGTATCGGGCTGGATAGCATCGCAGGACGCCTGCACCTCATGCCCGGCCTCGTCTGCTTCCAGCCTGGCGAACGGAGTGATTGAGCGACCTTCGCCATGGCCCTCTACGGTGACCAGAGCGGTGTCGCCAAGCTCCAGGGCCTGTAAGGCCTTAGCGTAGCGTTCTGTATCTTGTACGAACACGACACCAGGTTTCACGAGCGAATGGATACGGCGCAGCTTGCCGTGGTCGTGACTCATCAAGGAGTAACCAGGCGATACGGGAACGACTGGCAGTCGGGCTTTCATGGCACCAAGCATGAACAAGGCATGCTCCAGTGAGTTTTCCGATAGGATCATGACCGGAGTTGCTTCTGGCAGCCCCAGGGATAACAGCCAATGGGCAATCCGAGAGGAGCGTTCGTCGGCTTCCTTGAAACTGAGACGTACCCAACTCTGGTTTACCCGACTCTGGTTGTTGTCTCGTTGTGCCAGAAAGGTGCGATCGGCATACCTGTCGGCCGCTCTGGCAAGTACCTCGATCAGATTGCTGGCCACCGGTAGCGGTTGCCGAGGTGAGCTGACGAGCTGGACACCTGAGTCGAGCACCTCGACTGTGACGTCGGGCGCCTCCCAGTCATTCTGTTTGAAAGGAGGGAGGTCATTGTGATTCATGGCGCATACTCTTGTTGCATTGGATTTGTCGTTGGTTGGTATTTTGCTGCGGCAGGCGCGGTTATACCTTCATGCCAGGCATATTGAGCGAAGCGGTATTGCCGCCATCGACGGCGAGGGCCTGTCCGGTGATAAAACTGGCATCGTCGCTACCCAAAAAGGCTACCGCTGAGGCAACCTCCTCTGCGCGGCCATAGCGCAGTAGTTCGCAGCGTGCGCCAAGTCGGTCCACGACGCCTTTTTCACGTGCTTTGTCGAAAAACGGCTGGGTCATGCCTGTTTCGATCAGTCCTGGGCAAACGGCATTGACACGTACATTGTACTGGCCAAGGTCACAGGCGGCGGTCTGGGTAAAGTTCAGTACTGCCGCCTTAGAGGCGCTATAGGCGTTGCCGCCGGCACCGGAGCGTATCCCGGCAATTGAGGCAGTATTGACGATAGCGCCCCCTCCTGCCGCGACCATGTGCCGAGAGGCGTACTTGGTGCCGTTGACTACCCCCAATAGATTGACTTGAAGTACGCGCTGCCAATCCTCCGGGTCCTGTTCGGTGGCGATATTGCGATTGCTGACCACGCCGGCGTTGTTGCACAGCAGGTCGAGGCGGTCATAGCGCTCAAGAGTTACCTCGACCATCTGTTGTATCTGACTGTCGTCGGCGATATCCGTGACCCGAACGGCAACTCGGCGGGAATCGTCAAAATGCGCTAATAGTGTCTGTAGGCCTTCATCGCTGCGGTCGACCAGCATCAAGGCTGCACCCTCGGCGTAGAGGCGCTGGGCAATGGCGCGACCGATACCGCTGGCGGCACCGGTGACTATGGCGACTCGTTCGGTAAAGCGATATGTCATGATATTTCCTTCTCTAGCGGTAGGTGAGCAGCTCGGGGCCTGCCAGGCGCAGGGCACCTACGTCATTGAATCCAAGCAGTGAAAAGCCAGACCGACCATAGGTAAGGTGCGTGACGGATGCGTTATAGATACGCCGGTTGAGGGCCAGAAAGCCTTCTCCGTCGAGGTGTAGCACCTTAGCCACTGCGCAGGCGATCACCCCCGCTGAAGTGAAGATCACCAGTTGTTCATCAAAAGTGGCTGTTTGCACGATCTGGTGCAGACGGTCGTGCACGCGGCCATTGAAGTGTGGCCAGGATTCGAATGATGAGGTGCCGGGCGCAGTGAGGATCCAGTTGCGTAGTGCCTGTTCCAGCTGTAGGTGGAAGTGACGGCTATCTTGTGTGATCGGGGAGTGCTCAGGTGCGCCATAGTGGTGCAGTAGTGTATGGGCACAGTACTCGTTGAAAGCACTGTCCTGGACAAGCCGGGGGGAGCCCTCGGTGGCCAGTCTGGCGGTATCTACCTGACGCTCCAGAGTGCCGCTGTAGGCTTGATTGAAGCGCCATCCAATGTGCTGCCAATGCTCCTTAAGAGCTTGAGCCTGCAGGCGTCCCCGGTCGCTGAGGCGATCGTAGTGGTCGCTACCAAACGATGCCTGTCCGTGCCGTACCAGAATCACTTCCGTCATGTCTCACCCATCTACCCAGTTACCAGTTACCCAGTGCCTTGTCTGGCGTGTCTCGCGCCCTTCCCCTCTGTGTGAGTTCGGAATGACGTGCACGATTGACATTTAGTATCTCAAAGGTAACACTAAATACTGCTATGCGAAATATGGTTCCATTTAAATGGATAATTATTTTATCTGCGAGCGAGGTGATAGCTTTGAGAGTCATCCACTCCCTTGAGGAGCTTGACGATAGTCTGGGTCGTCCTCTTGCCGTCAGTGACTGGTTCGAGGTCGACCAGCAGCGTATTGATGCCTTTGCCGCGGTTACCGGTGATCGCCAGTGGATCCATTGCGATGTCGAGAGAGCCGTGTCCGAGTCTCCTTATGGCACGACGATCGCGCACGGTTACCTGGTTCTTTCGATGATCGTAACCATGGCGGAAAGCTGCTATCGCATCGACGGCTTTAGCAGCAAGCTCAACTACGGGCTCAATCGGGCACGTTTCATTCAACCGGTCCCCTGTGGAAGCCGGGTTCGTGCGCGGTTCGTTCCGCAGGCCATTCATTACAAGGGTGAGGGGCGCTATCAGTTGGTAACCGATGTCGCCATTGAGCTTGAGGATCGGCAAGAACCGGCCTGTGTGGCTCAGTCGATCACCTTACTTATGCCTTGATAGCCATCATTTCCTGTCCAGGTCGCACTAGTTTCTATTCGGAGTGAAAATGATCGATTTCTTGAATCTCGAAGGGAAGGTCGCGCTGATCACCGGCAGCAGCCGTGGTATAGGGCGCAGTATCGCGGAAGTCTTTGCCCAGCAGGGGGCCAAGGTGGTGATTTCCAGCCGTAAACCGGAACCCTGTGCTGCCGTAGCGGAGGCGATATGCGAACAGGGTGGAGAAGCGATCTCTATTCCTTGCCATATCGGTGACAAGACCCAGCTTGAAAACCTGGTGAAACGCACACTGGCTGAATGGGGGCGGATCGATATTCTGGTATGTAATGCGGCCACCAACCCCGTGTATGGCCCTATGTCGGAGCTTACTGACGAAGCCTATGACAAGATCATGGATACCAACGTTAAGAGCACCTTCTGGCTGTGTAATAACGTGTTGCCGAAGATGGCGGATCAGGGCGGAGGAAACGTGATCATGCTCTCCAGCATTGCCGCCTTGCGTGGCAATACGACCATCGGTTGCTATGGCGTGTCCAAGGCAGCGGAAGCGGCCTTGACACGCAACCTGGCAGTCGAATGGGGGCCGCGTAACATTCGGGTTAACTCCATTGCCCCGGGGGTGGTTGAAACCGACTTTGCCAAGGCCCTGGTGGAAGATCCTGTGCGCAAGCAGCGTGCTGAGACCAGGACCCCGCTGCGTCGCCTTGGCCAACCCATCGATATCGCTGGAGTGGCCCTGTTTCTAGCTAGCCCCATGTCGAGCTATGTCACCGGCCAGGTGGTCGTGGCTGACGGTGGCGAAACCATATCCTGATGAGGTCTAGCCATGAGTAAATCACAACCTGTCCTAAGCCCGGTCCGGGAGAGCCATCGGTTTGACGAAGCAGCTCTGCAGTCCTATCTCCGTAACAAGCTACCCGGTGCCGAACAGGAAATCGCGGTACAGCAGTTCCAAGGTGGGCAGTCTAATCCCACCTTTCTGCTGACCACGCCAGCGGGTCGCTATGTTCTGCGCAAGAAGCCGCCCGGCAAACTATTGCCATCGGCTCATCAGGTCGAGCGTGAATACCAGGTGATGACCGCATTGCAGGGATCGTCTGTGCCTGTTCCGGTGACTCGCCTGCTATGTGAGGAGAGCGAGATCATCGGCACACCCTTCTACATTATGGATCATGTCGAAGGCCGGGTGCTGGACATGCCGAACCTGGCTGAGCTGTCTGTCGATGAGCGTAGTGGAATTTATACCTCCATGGCTGCAACGCTAGCCAATCTTCACTCCGTCGATTGGCGACAGGTCGGCTTGTCGGACTTCGGCAAAGAGGGAAACTACTATTCCCGGCAGATTCAGCGCTGGTCAAAGCAGTACCTGGCTTCGTGCGACGAACCCGCCGGCGGGCCCGAGGGGGCTTCTGCCATGGCCCGGCTAATGGAGTGGCTACCGCATAATATTCCTGACGATGCCGCCACGGGGATCGCTCATGGTGACTACCGTATCGGCAATCTCATTATCCACCCTCACAATCCCGAGGTTAGTGCGGTGCTGGACTGGGAGCTGGCCACACTGGGACACCCCCTGGCTGATCTAGCCTATTGCTGTATTCCTTACCACCTCCCCTGCGGGCAGAACGGCATCAAGGGGCTGCAGGGGCTCGATCTCGCAGCGGCTGGAATTCCTTCCGAAGCGGCGTTTATCGAGGCATATTGCCGAAACGTTGGACGTGGTGAAATCCGGCA encodes the following:
- a CDS encoding TRAP transporter small permease, whose product is MKSPTERNWLSRWIDFSSGVGGVIAAGCLMLLALIITYEVTVRYFFGSPTAWVQEFSVYLWMAIAFLAAAYALRNDSHFAVTLFVDRLKASNRRRLRIFTHLIGVGYSVTFVIKGIEMVHFSYEMGDTSTGLIQVPLWIPGSLLPIGAVLLALQFFNKLLLELMNKGAQ
- a CDS encoding TRAP transporter large permease, encoding MTIYIIGFVITFLLVMASGLPVGFGLGFLGIALLTTYIGLDSATSISVEKAYSAMDSSILVAIPLFVLAAQLISATGMGKRLFDAAKSFLWWSKSGLGIATISSSGVFSAMTGSSFVSASTMGLIATPELRRAGYSDSLIAASITAGGSLGSVIPPSIVMIIYGYLTDESIGKLFMAGIVPGILLILLYSLALSFFINRHYRMTAPPLQVGAAATRTESARDVNHEAAPAPERLSKRKALKEAFWGLMAPIIILGGIYLGVFTASEAAAIAVVYCMLVGFFIYRTLTLKKLGNVLMEATAVSAMVGVIVVGGAVLGHVVSYGRIPQQLLETIIALDLSPLQLMLLINLCLFLLGMFLEVMALMYLAIPLLVPIIAYMGWDNIWFAVIMLLNVNLALITPPMGGVLFVVSHIGSIPIVKVMKGAMLPIAMILLVLLLVVLFPGIATWIPNNM
- a CDS encoding feruloyl-CoA synthase; translation: MNHNDLPPFKQNDWEAPDVTVEVLDSGVQLVSSPRQPLPVASNLIEVLARAADRYADRTFLAQRDNNQSRVNQSWVRLSFKEADERSSRIAHWLLSLGLPEATPVMILSENSLEHALFMLGAMKARLPVVPVSPGYSLMSHDHGKLRRIHSLVKPGVVFVQDTERYAKALQALELGDTALVTVEGHGEGRSITPFARLEADEAGHEVQASCDAIQPDTVAKILFTSGSTGEPKGVINTHHNLCFTQSALGTLVHLDADNRPPILLDWLPWHHTFGGNQNFNRSLRYGGALYIDDGKPLPGLFERTLRNLREIQVTTFSTVPAAFGALLDALERDKPLRENFFSKLDWISYGGSDMPQHIFDRIQKVAIEATGKRMPVITAMGSTETSAIITATHWPSEQMGNIGLPVPGTTVKLIPLGDKFEMRVKGPQVMQGYFHDDARTQETFDEEGFFRTGDAVRWIDAAHPHLGLKFAGRVAEDFKLSSGTWVHTGSLRSAAASALAPLITDLVMTGQDRDCIGLMAWPNEAGIRALLDDSETPLSTLMGSTALHQLLSQRLEQHNQVHNHTSMRIKRLLLLTEPPSLDHNEITDKRYINQLAVLERRADQVERLYATSPDPDVICL
- a CDS encoding SDR family NAD(P)-dependent oxidoreductase, which encodes MTYRFTERVAIVTGAASGIGRAIAQRLYAEGAALMLVDRSDEGLQTLLAHFDDSRRVAVRVTDIADDSQIQQMVEVTLERYDRLDLLCNNAGVVSNRNIATEQDPEDWQRVLQVNLLGVVNGTKYASRHMVAAGGGAIVNTASIAGIRSGAGGNAYSASKAAVLNFTQTAACDLGQYNVRVNAVCPGLIETGMTQPFFDKAREKGVVDRLGARCELLRYGRAEEVASAVAFLGSDDASFITGQALAVDGGNTASLNMPGMKV
- a CDS encoding histidine phosphatase family protein, whose protein sequence is MTEVILVRHGQASFGSDHYDRLSDRGRLQAQALKEHWQHIGWRFNQAYSGTLERQVDTARLATEGSPRLVQDSAFNEYCAHTLLHHYGAPEHSPITQDSRHFHLQLEQALRNWILTAPGTSSFESWPHFNGRVHDRLHQIVQTATFDEQLVIFTSAGVIACAVAKVLHLDGEGFLALNRRIYNASVTHLTYGRSGFSLLGFNDVGALRLAGPELLTYR
- a CDS encoding MaoC family dehydratase; the protein is MVPFKWIIILSASEVIALRVIHSLEELDDSLGRPLAVSDWFEVDQQRIDAFAAVTGDRQWIHCDVERAVSESPYGTTIAHGYLVLSMIVTMAESCYRIDGFSSKLNYGLNRARFIQPVPCGSRVRARFVPQAIHYKGEGRYQLVTDVAIELEDRQEPACVAQSITLLMP
- a CDS encoding SDR family NAD(P)-dependent oxidoreductase, translating into MIDFLNLEGKVALITGSSRGIGRSIAEVFAQQGAKVVISSRKPEPCAAVAEAICEQGGEAISIPCHIGDKTQLENLVKRTLAEWGRIDILVCNAATNPVYGPMSELTDEAYDKIMDTNVKSTFWLCNNVLPKMADQGGGNVIMLSSIAALRGNTTIGCYGVSKAAEAALTRNLAVEWGPRNIRVNSIAPGVVETDFAKALVEDPVRKQRAETRTPLRRLGQPIDIAGVALFLASPMSSYVTGQVVVADGGETIS
- a CDS encoding phosphotransferase, translated to MSKSQPVLSPVRESHRFDEAALQSYLRNKLPGAEQEIAVQQFQGGQSNPTFLLTTPAGRYVLRKKPPGKLLPSAHQVEREYQVMTALQGSSVPVPVTRLLCEESEIIGTPFYIMDHVEGRVLDMPNLAELSVDERSGIYTSMAATLANLHSVDWRQVGLSDFGKEGNYYSRQIQRWSKQYLASCDEPAGGPEGASAMARLMEWLPHNIPDDAATGIAHGDYRIGNLIIHPHNPEVSAVLDWELATLGHPLADLAYCCIPYHLPCGQNGIKGLQGLDLAAAGIPSEAAFIEAYCRNVGRGEIRHWNFYLAFSLFRLAAILQGVYSRSLQGNASSNNARQVGARAGLLAVTAWKLATSQA